One window of the Actinomycetota bacterium genome contains the following:
- the alr gene encoding alanine racemase — MTRTPWPGLRPAWVEVDLEAIAGNVRTLAAEIAPARLLAVVKADAYGHGAVPVARAAVRAGAAWLGVALVEEALELRRAGISAPLLVLSEPHPAAADACAADRIAVTVCTQAGVRAFGMAGRRAGRPVAAHLKVDTGMHRQGCDPAELPALVAAALAEPGLEVEGLWSHFAVADEAAKTATTDAQLARFRDALAAAAAAGLEPRWRHLANSAGATVRTDARFDLVRAGIEVYGLAPSEELADQVRARLRPALALRAAVSALRTVEAGERVSYGHRWRAPRRTRIATLPVGYADGLRRGLSGRIRVVLGGHDLPQVGTVTMDQVMVDVGEVDVEVGQVATLLGDPAKGEPGAGEWAAALGTIDYEITCGLSPRLPRVHHRAGRPAPGRPVRQAVG, encoded by the coding sequence ATGACCCGGACGCCGTGGCCGGGGCTGCGGCCGGCCTGGGTCGAGGTCGACCTGGAGGCGATCGCCGGGAACGTGCGCACGCTGGCCGCCGAGATCGCCCCGGCGCGGCTGCTGGCCGTGGTCAAGGCCGACGCCTACGGGCACGGGGCGGTGCCGGTGGCGCGGGCGGCGGTCCGGGCCGGGGCGGCCTGGCTGGGGGTGGCGCTGGTCGAGGAGGCGCTGGAGCTGCGCCGGGCCGGGATCTCGGCCCCGCTGCTGGTGCTGTCCGAGCCCCACCCGGCGGCGGCCGACGCCTGCGCGGCCGACCGGATCGCCGTGACCGTCTGCACCCAGGCCGGGGTCCGGGCGTTCGGGATGGCCGGGCGCCGGGCCGGGCGGCCGGTGGCCGCCCACCTCAAGGTCGACACCGGCATGCACCGCCAGGGCTGCGACCCGGCCGAGCTGCCGGCGCTGGTCGCGGCGGCCCTGGCCGAGCCGGGGCTGGAGGTCGAGGGGCTCTGGAGCCACTTCGCGGTCGCCGACGAGGCGGCCAAGACGGCCACCACCGACGCCCAGCTGGCCCGGTTCCGGGACGCCCTGGCCGCGGCGGCGGCGGCCGGGCTGGAGCCGCGCTGGCGTCACCTGGCCAACAGCGCCGGGGCCACCGTGCGCACCGACGCCCGTTTCGACCTGGTCAGGGCCGGGATCGAGGTCTACGGGCTGGCCCCGAGCGAGGAGCTGGCCGACCAGGTCCGGGCCCGCCTGCGGCCCGCCCTGGCCCTGCGGGCGGCCGTGTCGGCCCTGCGCACGGTCGAGGCCGGGGAGCGGGTCTCCTACGGGCACCGCTGGCGGGCGCCCCGCCGGACCCGCATCGCCACCCTCCCGGTCGGGTACGCCGACGGCCTGCGCCGGGGGCTGTCGGGCCGGATACGGGTCGTCCTCGGCGGGCATGACCTGCCGCAGGTCGGTACCGTGACCATGGACCAGGTGATGGTGGACGTTGGCGAGGTGGACGTGGAGGTCGGCCAGGTGGCGACCCTGCTCGGCGACCCGGCCAAGGGCGAGCCGGGCGCCGGCGAGTGGGCGGCCGCCCTGGGCACGATCGACTACGAGATCACCTGCGGCCTCTCACCCCGCCTCCCCCGTGTCCACCACCGCGCCGGCCGTCCCGCCCCCGGCCGCCCGGTCAGGCAGGCGGTCGGCTGA
- a CDS encoding NAD(P)H-hydrate dehydratase: MRPLATVAAVQAADAAAQEGGTPVETLMGRAGAAVATAAAGELGHLSGRRVVALGGKGHNGGDALEALARLARRGAGAEALVTGDPDGLDEQGRRCVALVRAAGGRVRAFTPELADRLLAGADLVLDGLLGTGSSGAPRGAVAEAIGCANAAGAPVVAVDIPSGVDGATGEVAGEAVTAAVTVTFQAVKPGHVLEPGSGHTGRLEVADIGLPLAPGRWGVSEAADLAGLVPVPRAELHKRSRGVLLLVGGSPGMGGAPTLMGLAARRAGTGLLVIAAPASVADRVGAAVPEALTVALPESGGGLARNADDACRRWLGEATAIGIGPGLGRADGTQKVVRGMLAAYDGPAVVDADALFALGTGGPLAGRRGPTLVTPHAGEFARLAPDAEGTRLDQATGRAGAWKATVLLKGDNTVVAGPDGRLAVNPTGVPSLATGGTGDVLTGLTGSLLAQGLDPFDAARLGAWVHGRAAALAVADLGPVSVAAGDVAEHLPGAFQELLGEGEGRR; this comes from the coding sequence ATGAGGCCGCTCGCGACCGTGGCGGCGGTGCAGGCGGCGGACGCGGCCGCCCAGGAGGGCGGGACCCCGGTCGAGACGCTGATGGGCCGGGCCGGGGCGGCCGTGGCCACAGCGGCCGCCGGCGAGCTGGGCCACCTGTCCGGGCGGCGGGTGGTCGCCCTGGGCGGCAAGGGCCACAACGGCGGCGACGCCCTCGAGGCCCTGGCCCGGCTGGCCCGGCGCGGGGCCGGGGCGGAGGCGCTGGTCACCGGCGACCCGGACGGCCTCGACGAGCAGGGGCGGCGCTGCGTGGCCCTGGTCCGGGCGGCCGGCGGGCGGGTCCGGGCGTTCACCCCCGAGCTGGCCGACCGGCTGCTGGCCGGGGCCGACCTGGTACTGGACGGGCTGCTCGGGACGGGGTCGAGCGGCGCCCCCAGGGGCGCGGTGGCCGAGGCCATCGGCTGCGCCAACGCCGCCGGCGCCCCGGTGGTCGCCGTCGACATCCCCTCGGGGGTGGACGGGGCCACCGGCGAGGTCGCCGGCGAGGCGGTCACGGCCGCCGTCACCGTCACCTTCCAGGCGGTCAAGCCCGGCCACGTCCTGGAGCCGGGCAGCGGGCACACCGGGCGGCTGGAGGTGGCCGACATCGGCCTGCCGCTGGCCCCGGGGCGCTGGGGGGTGAGCGAGGCCGCCGACCTGGCCGGGCTCGTGCCCGTGCCCCGGGCCGAGCTGCACAAGCGCTCGCGCGGGGTCCTGCTGCTGGTCGGGGGCAGCCCGGGCATGGGCGGGGCGCCGACCCTGATGGGCCTGGCCGCCCGGCGCGCCGGGACCGGGCTGCTGGTCATCGCCGCCCCCGCCTCGGTGGCCGACCGGGTCGGGGCGGCCGTGCCCGAGGCCCTCACGGTCGCCCTGCCCGAGTCGGGCGGCGGGCTGGCCCGCAACGCCGACGACGCCTGCCGGCGCTGGCTGGGGGAGGCGACCGCGATCGGGATCGGGCCCGGGCTGGGCCGGGCCGACGGCACCCAGAAGGTGGTCAGGGGGATGCTGGCCGCCTACGACGGCCCGGCCGTGGTCGACGCCGACGCCCTGTTCGCCCTCGGCACCGGCGGGCCGCTGGCCGGGCGGCGGGGGCCGACCCTGGTCACCCCGCACGCCGGCGAGTTCGCCCGCCTCGCCCCCGACGCCGAGGGCACGCGGCTCGACCAGGCCACCGGCCGGGCCGGGGCGTGGAAGGCGACCGTGCTGCTCAAGGGCGACAACACGGTGGTCGCCGGCCCCGACGGGCGGCTGGCCGTCAACCCGACCGGGGTCCCGTCGCTGGCCACCGGCGGGACCGGGGACGTGCTCACCGGGCTGACCGGGTCGCTGCTCGCCCAGGGGCTCGACCCGTTCGACGCCGCCCGGCTCGGGGCCTGGGTCCACGGCCGCGCCGCCGCCCTGGCCGTCGCCGACCTCGGGCCGGTCTCGGTCGCCGCCGGCGACGTGGCCGAGCACCTCCCGGGGGCGTTCCAGGAGCTGCTCGGCGAGGGCGAGGGGCGTCGATGA
- the acpS gene encoding holo-ACP synthase yields MIVGIGFDAIEVARIRRALERHPRFRERVFTKAELEAAARRGVGEVAYLAKRWAAKEATSKALGVGFSGFAYTEIEVTNLPSGAPSIKLTGELADWAHLLGALRWHLTLSDTKDTAFASVLIEGPDDYPRRPPGPPPWVRRRLDRQRGGASGGAAGS; encoded by the coding sequence ATGATCGTCGGGATCGGCTTCGACGCCATCGAGGTCGCCCGCATCCGCCGTGCCCTTGAGCGCCACCCCCGCTTCCGCGAGCGCGTCTTCACCAAGGCCGAGCTCGAGGCCGCCGCCCGCCGGGGCGTCGGCGAGGTCGCCTACCTGGCCAAGCGGTGGGCGGCCAAGGAGGCCACCTCCAAGGCCCTTGGGGTCGGGTTCTCGGGGTTCGCCTACACCGAGATCGAGGTCACCAACCTGCCCTCGGGCGCCCCCTCGATCAAGCTCACCGGCGAGCTGGCCGACTGGGCCCACCTGCTGGGCGCGCTGCGCTGGCACCTCACCCTGTCCGACACCAAGGACACCGCCTTCGCCAGCGTGCTCATCGAGGGCCCCGACGACTACCCGCGCCGCCCGCCCGGCCCGCCGCCGTGGGTCCGCCGCCGGCTCGACCGCCAGCGCGGCGGGGCCAGCGGTGGGGCCGCGGGGTCGTGA
- the glmS gene encoding glutamine--fructose-6-phosphate transaminase (isomerizing), translating into MCGIVGYAGNQQALPILLAGLRRLEYRGYDSAGVAVLDGGEVQVVRKAGKLEVLEQALGSDTALGGVTGIGHTRWATHGQPTDRNAHPHLDCTGKVAVIHNGIIENFFTLRAQLEREGHRFASQTDTECVAHLVEAELAEGQPFPDAVRSAIRRLEGSFALAVLHQGDPGVVVGAKRDLPLVAGRAAAENFVASDFAAFLDRTKDGVILEDDQVVVVTPERLAVTDLDGNDVEPYEHHVDWDLSAAEKGGYEHFMLKEIHEQPLAIKQTLEGRTDADGHLVLDELRMSEDELREVDKVFVVACGTAFHSGLVAKYAIEHWTRLPVEIEIASEFRYRDPVLDRNTLVIAISQSGETADTLGAVRYARRQRARVLTVCNTVGASIPRESDAVLYTRAGPEVCVAATKTFATQLAAMYLVALYLAQVRGTMFVDEVAAVVRELQQLPAKVGLCLERGDQVRKVAEAYKDARDWLFLGRHVGYPMALEGALKLKEISYLHAEGYPAAELKHGPIALIEDGTPVVVVHPSSHVYAKMLTNIQEVAARGAAIIAIATDGDREVAAHATHVLRVPPTAQLLAPLVCLLPLQLLSYHVAVARGCPIDKPRNLAKSVTVE; encoded by the coding sequence ATGTGTGGCATCGTCGGCTACGCCGGCAACCAGCAGGCCCTCCCGATCCTGCTCGCGGGCCTGCGGCGGCTCGAGTACCGGGGGTACGACTCGGCCGGGGTGGCGGTGCTGGACGGCGGCGAGGTCCAGGTCGTCCGCAAGGCCGGCAAGCTCGAGGTGCTCGAGCAGGCCCTTGGGTCCGACACCGCGCTGGGCGGGGTGACCGGGATCGGGCACACCAGGTGGGCGACCCACGGGCAGCCGACCGACCGCAACGCCCATCCCCACCTGGACTGCACCGGCAAGGTGGCGGTGATCCACAACGGGATCATCGAGAACTTCTTCACCCTGCGGGCGCAGCTGGAGCGCGAGGGGCACCGGTTCGCCTCCCAGACCGACACCGAGTGCGTCGCCCACCTGGTGGAGGCGGAGCTGGCCGAGGGGCAGCCCTTCCCGGACGCGGTGCGGTCGGCGATCCGGCGCCTGGAGGGGTCGTTCGCGCTGGCCGTGCTGCACCAGGGCGACCCCGGGGTCGTGGTCGGGGCCAAGCGGGACCTCCCCCTGGTGGCCGGGCGGGCCGCGGCCGAGAACTTCGTGGCCAGCGACTTCGCCGCGTTCCTGGACCGGACCAAGGACGGGGTGATCCTGGAGGACGACCAGGTCGTGGTCGTGACCCCCGAACGGCTCGCCGTGACCGACCTGGACGGGAACGACGTGGAGCCGTACGAGCACCACGTCGACTGGGACCTGTCGGCCGCCGAGAAGGGCGGCTACGAGCACTTCATGCTCAAGGAGATCCACGAGCAGCCGCTGGCCATCAAGCAGACCCTTGAGGGGCGGACCGACGCCGACGGGCACCTCGTCCTCGACGAGCTGCGGATGAGTGAGGACGAGCTGCGCGAGGTCGACAAGGTGTTCGTGGTCGCCTGCGGGACCGCGTTCCACTCGGGGCTGGTGGCCAAGTACGCCATCGAGCACTGGACCCGGCTGCCGGTGGAGATCGAGATCGCCAGCGAGTTCCGCTACCGCGACCCCGTCCTGGACCGGAACACGCTGGTCATCGCCATCTCCCAGTCGGGGGAGACGGCCGACACGCTGGGGGCGGTGCGGTACGCGCGCCGGCAGCGGGCCCGGGTGCTGACCGTCTGCAACACCGTGGGGGCGTCGATCCCCAGGGAGTCGGACGCGGTCCTCTACACCAGGGCCGGGCCCGAGGTGTGCGTGGCCGCGACCAAGACCTTCGCCACCCAGCTGGCCGCCATGTACCTGGTCGCGCTGTACCTGGCCCAGGTGCGGGGGACCATGTTCGTCGACGAGGTGGCCGCGGTGGTGCGCGAGCTGCAGCAGCTCCCGGCCAAGGTCGGGCTCTGCCTGGAGCGCGGCGACCAGGTCCGCAAGGTGGCCGAGGCGTACAAGGACGCCCGCGACTGGCTGTTCCTGGGCCGGCACGTCGGCTACCCGATGGCGCTGGAGGGGGCCCTGAAGCTCAAGGAGATCTCCTACCTCCACGCCGAGGGGTATCCGGCGGCCGAGCTCAAGCACGGGCCGATCGCGCTGATCGAGGACGGGACCCCGGTGGTGGTCGTCCACCCCTCCAGCCACGTGTACGCCAAGATGCTGACCAACATCCAGGAGGTGGCGGCCAGGGGCGCGGCCATCATCGCCATCGCCACCGACGGCGACCGTGAGGTGGCCGCCCACGCCACCCACGTGCTGCGGGTGCCGCCCACCGCCCAGCTGCTGGCCCCGCTGGTCTGCCTGCTCCCGCTGCAGCTGCTCTCCTACCATGTGGCCGTTGCCCGCGGGTGCCCGATCGACAAGCCCCGCAACCTGGCCAAGAGCGTGACGGTGGAGTAG